A window of the Budorcas taxicolor isolate Tak-1 chromosome 10, Takin1.1, whole genome shotgun sequence genome harbors these coding sequences:
- the LOC128054295 gene encoding olfactory receptor 10G2 encodes MGKTSNTSLDSVMTDFILLGLSHPPRLRILLFLVFFIIYILTQLGNLLILLTVWADPKLHTRPMYILLGMLSFLDMWLSSVIVPRLILDFTPASKRIPFGGCVAQLYFFHFLGSTQCFLYTLMAYDRYLAICQPLRYPMLMNGRLCTIFVAGTWVAGSIHGSIQATLTFRLPYCGPNQVDYFICDIPAVLRLACADTAVNERVTFVDIGVVAASCFMLILLSYANIVHAILQIHTADGRRRAFSTCGSHLTVVTVYYVPCTFIYLRAGSKSPLDGAVAVFYTVVTPLLNPLIYTLRNQEVKSALKRRASGRGAGSENK; translated from the coding sequence ATGGGAAAGACCAGCAACACATCCCTGGACTCTGTGATGACAGATTTCATTCTCCTGGGCTTATCTCACCCCCCGAGGCTGAGGATTCTTCTCTTCTTGGTCTTCTTCATCATTTACATCCTGACTCAGCTGGGCAACCTCCTCATTTTGCTCACTGTGTGGGCTGACCCAAAGCTTCACACTCGCCCCATGTACATTCTCCTGGGCATGCTCTCATTCCTGGACATGTGGCTCTCCTCCGTCATCGTTCCTCGGCTAATATTGGATTTTACTCCCGCCAGCAAGAGAATCCCGTTTGGGGGCTGTGTGGCTCAactgtatttctttcatttcctggGCAGCACTCAGTGCTTCCTCTACACCCTGATGGCCTATGACAGGTACCTGGCAATATGCCAGCCCCTGCGCTACCCCATGCTCATGAATGGGAGGTTATGCACCATCTTTGTGGCTGGAACTTGGGTGGCTGGCTCCATTCATGGGTCCATCCAGGCCACCCTGACATTCCGCCTGCCCTACTGTGGGCCCAACCAGGTGGATTACTTTATCTGTGACATCCCTGCAGTATTGAGACTGGCCTGTGCAGACACAGCTGTCAATGAGCGTGTGACTTTTGTGGACATCGGGGTAGTGGCTGCCAGTTGCTTCATGTTAATTCTGCTCTCCTATGCCAACATAGTCCACGCCATCCTGCAGATACACACTGCTGATGGGCGGCGCCGAGCCTTCTCCACCTGCGGCTCCCACCTAACCGTGGTCACAGTCTACTATGTCCCCTGTACTTTCATCTACCTTCGGGCTGGCTCCAAGAGTCCCCTGGATGGGGCAGTGGCTGTGTTTTACACTGTTGTCACCCCATTACTGAACCCCCTCATCTACACACTGAGGAACCAGGAAGTGAAGTCTGCTCTGAAGAGACGAGCCTCAGGTAGAGGGGCTGGGAGTGAAAATAAGTAA
- the LOC128054752 gene encoding olfactory receptor 10G3, with amino-acid sequence MERINSTLLTEFILTGIPYPPQLRTFLFGFFLLIYILTQLGNLLILITVCVDRQLHACPMYIFLGVLSIIDMGISSIIVPRLMMNFTLGLKPIPFGGCIAQLYFYHFLGSTQCFLYTLMAYDRYLAICRPLRYPMLMNAKLSTLLVAGAWVAGSMHGALQAILTFRLPYCGPNQVDYFFCDIPAVLRLACADTSVNELVTFVDIGVVVASCFSLILLSYIQIIQAILRIRTADGRHRAFSTCGAHVTMVTVYYVPCAFIYLRPETGSPLDGAAALFPTAITPFLNPLIYTLRNQEVKLALKRMIGGPGTKSEVGKDRSPTGGPFTFTIYSNV; translated from the coding sequence ATGGAAAGAATCAATAGCACATTGTTGACTGAGTTCATTCTGACAGGAATCCCCTACCCACCTCAGCTAAGGACGTTTCTCTTTGGGTTCTTCCTGCTGATCTACATCCTGACTCAGCTGGGAAACCTGCTCATTCTAATCACTGTCTGTGTAGACCGGCAGCTCCATGCTTGTCCCATGTACATCTTTCTTGGTGTTCTCTCCATCATTGACATGGGCATCTCCTCTATCATTGTCCCTCGCCTCATGATGAACTTCACTTTAGGCCTCAAACCTATCCCATTTGGTGGCTGCATCGCCCAACTCTATTTCTATCACTTTCTGGGCTCCACCCAGTGCTTCCTCTACACCTTGATGGCCTACGATCGGTATCTGGCAATATGCCGGCCCCTGCGCTACCCCATGCTCATGAATGCTAAGCTGAGTACCTTGCTTGTGGCTGGAGCTTGGGTGGCAGGATCCAtgcatggggctctccaggccatCCTAACCTTCCGTCTGCCTTACTGTGGGCCCAACCAGGTAGATTACTTCTTCTGTGACATCCCTGCAGTTCTGAGACTGGCCTGTGCTGATACATCAGTCAATGAGCTTGTGACCTTTGTGGACATTGGGGTGGTAGTTGCCAGTTGCTTCTCGCTGATCCTCCTCTCCTACATACAGATCATTCAGGCCATCCTGAGAATCCGTACAGCTGATGGGCGGCACCGCGCCTTTTCAACCTGTGGAGCCCATGTAACCATGGTAACTGTGTACTATGTACCCTGTGCCTTCATCTACCTGAGGCCTGAAACCGGCAGCCCCCTGGATGGGGCAGCTGCCCTCTTCCCCACAGCCATCACTCCTTTCCTCAACCCCCTCATCTACACTCTGCGGAACCAAGAGGTGAAGCTGGCCCTGAAGAGAATGATAGGTGGCCCAGGGACTAAGAGTGAGGTTGGAAAGGATCGGTCCCCCACTGGAGGACCCTTCACATTTACA
- the LOC128054275 gene encoding olfactory receptor 10G2-like: MGKTSNTSLDSVMTDFILLGLSHPPRLRILLFLVFFIIYILTQLGNLLILLTVWADPKLHTRPMYILLGMLSFLDMWLSTVIVPRIILNFTPASKRIPFGGCVAQLYFFHFLGSTQCFLYTLMAYDRYLAICQPLRYPMLMNGRLCTILVAGTWVAGSIHGSIQATLTFRLPYCGPNQVDYIFCDIPAVLRLACADTAVNERVTFVDIGVVAASCFMLILLSYANIVHAILQIHTADGRRRAFSTCGSHLTVVTVYYVPCTFIYLRAGSKSPLDGAVAVFYTVVTPLLNPLIYTLRNQEVKSALKRRASGRGAGSENK; the protein is encoded by the coding sequence ATGGGAAAGACCAGCAACACATCCCTGGACTCTGTGATGACAGATTTCATTCTCCTGGGCTTATCTCACCCCCCGAGGCTGAGGATTCTTCTCTTCTTGGTCTTCTTCATCATTTACATCCTGACTCAGCTGGGCAACCTCCTCATTTTGCTCACTGTGTGGGCTGACCCAAAGCTTCACACTCGCCCCATGTACATTCTCCTGGGCATGCTCTCATTCCTGGACATGTGGCTCTCAACCGTCATCGTTCCTCGAATTATTCTAAACTTTACTCCCGCCAGCAAGAGAATCCCGTTTGGGGGCTGTGTGGCTCAactgtatttctttcatttcctggGCAGCACTCAGTGCTTCCTCTACACCCTGATGGCCTATGACAGGTACCTGGCAATATGCCAGCCCCTGCGCTACCCCATGCTCATGAATGGGAGGTTATGCACCATCCTTGTGGCTGGAACTTGGGTGGCTGGCTCCATTCATGGGTCCATCCAGGCCACCCTGACATTCCGCCTGCCCTACTGTGGGCCCAACCAGGTGGATTATATTTTCTGTGACATCCCTGCAGTATTGAGACTGGCCTGTGCAGACACAGCTGTCAATGAGCGTGTGACTTTTGTGGACATCGGGGTAGTGGCTGCCAGTTGCTTCATGTTAATTCTGCTCTCCTATGCCAACATAGTCCACGCCATCCTGCAGATACACACTGCTGATGGGCGGCGCCGAGCCTTCTCCACCTGCGGCTCCCACCTAACCGTGGTCACAGTCTACTATGTCCCCTGTACTTTCATCTACCTTCGGGCTGGCTCCAAGAGTCCCCTGGATGGGGCGGTGGCTGTGTTTTACACTGTTGTCACCCCATTACTGAACCCCCTCATCTACACACTGAGGAACCAGGAAGTGAAGTCTGCTCTGAAGAGACGAGCCTCAGGTAGAGGGGCTGGGAGTGAAAATAAGTAA